TCCGGTGTTTGGAGAGTCAGCTCTGCCTGATCGGTGATGACGCCGCCGATATAATAGGGCAGGCCGCAGTTGGCGTAAGAGATATACCCAGAGCGCTCAAAGGCAACGATCTCCGCCTGCTCATCCAGCCGGCGGATTCTCGCCGCCGCAGTGGCTCCGCCTGCCACACCGCCTACAATCACAACCTTCATTTTAGCACTCCACCTTTCCGCGGTATCGGTTGATCCCGCCGATATTCGTCACATTGCAATAGCCCATGCGCCGCAGAACCGCCGCCGCGTGGCTGCTTCTGGCCCCGCTCAGGCAGTAGACAAACAGCGGTGTGCCCAGGTCTGCCGGCAGTCCATCGACAGACGGCAGCGCATCCACTGGGATGTTTCGGCTGCCAGGGAGATGGCCTTCTTGGTATTCCGCGCCTGTGCGCACATCCAGAAGCACAGCGTCCGGTGTTGCAACGCAGCGTTCCATTCCCTCATTGATGT
Above is a genomic segment from Pusillibacter faecalis containing:
- a CDS encoding rhodanese-like domain-containing protein; amino-acid sequence: MGFFDFLKGPDINEGMERCVATPDAVLLDVRTGAEYQEGHLPGSRNIPVDALPSVDGLPADLGTPLFVYCLSGARSSHAAAVLRRMGYCNVTNIGGINRYRGKVEC